In the genome of Lathyrus oleraceus cultivar Zhongwan6 chromosome 4, CAAS_Psat_ZW6_1.0, whole genome shotgun sequence, the window TGAGGAGATGGTGATGGTGAAGTGGTTTCGTTCAGCATTTCTCCTTCTGAAACTGGTAACGTTGTGGTGGCGAGGTTGAATTTCAGAGAAGGTGGGTTAAAAGATCTGGTGGTTGAAGGAGGAGTTTCAGCAGAGGTGTATATGGGAGTtgtttggggaagagaagaagcaattGGTTTAATTTTGACAGAGCGAGGGAGATATACATACTTACCTGGAGAGCCAACCAGAGGAACTAGGGGTCTTGATCTAGAGGATTCTCCCAGCTTAGCTTTCTTCGCCTGCTTGGATTTCTCAGAGGGATCccgcatcctcttcatgaagttaggTGGATGCTCAGGAAGTTAATCCATTGTGAAGTTAGAGATATCCACTCCTTGATTGGAAAGGTCCTGTATATAGTAGGCTACTACCTctggagggtcaatcttggagaacaGGTAGAGTCCGTTGGGAATCTCCCTCTGATCTCTGAGTGTTTCCCAGGAGGTATCAAGTGTTGGTTTGGCTCTGACTTGAtcaatgattcccatgctcttcagattccgagcgttcagaggtcttccagtgtcaatggtgacatcttccatgagtctgagtTGAATTAGGTGATCCACGAGGCCACTCTCGATCAATACATCAGATATCAGCCTCCCTAGAGGGATGTAGTTCcttgtcttcatgttgtttctggtgtctttaattgaatctctgaggtatttgaagaggagtgCAGGTAGACACAgtttcagacccttgtgaatgcagtacaagatacacttctgatctgtgttgatgtagtcagaagagtttgaagcaggacgatgatggatggtgcctaagatgatcttcagccagacccggaagttctgatgtagctccttgttcttggaatgcttgccttcagcACTTTGTTGGAAGATGGTAGGGTTGATTTCTTGGGACAAGTATTTTGCCCTTGGGTTTATGTTGTAGATGCGTCTTCctcctgtcttctccatgttcagaagggaggcaattgatttttcagtgatgactatcttgacttccagaacgtaggagacaatgtagtgatcatctgagtctgcaaaacgccagaactccttcaccagattcgtgtacacagggccatagaggcgttgaaagtaggtttcccacccttgcattttcagttcttcagtgaggtcgaCGCCATTTCGCTTCATGTTTTCGAAATCAACCAAGGATTCACAGAGAACTTCAAGCTTCTCAAAGGGAGCTACTAGATGTATGTGGGGTTCACGATCGAGGATGTGGGGTTCCCTGTAGACTGGAGTTGAGACTACGCCGGTGGTTGCAGTGGTTTGTTGGCTAAAACTGGGTGCTTGCTCtgttgagttcatttgttgggagaagttgtAGACGGATTGTtgctgagaatccatgaagaacatctgaagatgatgatgaatgtttgaAGAGCTTGATGAAGACTGCAAAAATCCTTTGAAGgagatgaagaactgagagagagGATTTTGTGAGGTCGTGGGTGTAAAGTGTGCAAGTGTAGTTTGTGAAATGAATATATCCATATTAAGAGTGCATGTGTAgtggtgtattcgtcaccattggaaatattgattagatccaaggtaaatcatacaaagatagagtcgccaccgcacttctatttatccaaaggaatggctagaaagcgaacaaaagcctaagaagttttgtaaagaaaactaataaaaggtcagagatctgggtaagggggttggttatgtcatgcgaaggtgttaggcacccacaacatcctaggtactcctagggaacccttttcacaacttgttgtatcaggttattgtttatgaaattattttgtgcaaacattgattgaaaagatgagagaagaatgtacaagttagttatttttgtgtttggatggatgaacccattgcctacgtaccttttcatgaaagataaggatcaaaacaccgtagttcggctaaaagatttcaaaaccatgtgtgtgaattgattttaaacaaaagccttaaggtctttcattatcaaagggagaaaactcgatctgaacaaccacaagtccaccatgtgagaaaagcttcgacatgctagtgagggattatgccctataataagcatggaagtcttacaattcgatcactaaggacaaaggtgagattcacatcaaccactaagataattcagatctatggctaatgcatgaaaactttATTAGcaagtggacaagggccacaaaagcaattgagtgggttgaattaaccaattagaattattcacataatgaagtcaaagtatgaattagagttcaattacaatgagtattagtgaaatgggagtttgaaaatcagaggcttaaggcctaggtttctagttttgaaaacaagtgaaaatgtttgcatAAAAGATTTCTAGTTTGGGTTAAAGATGAAAAAcatggatcaaggttaagcaccaaagggtgagggttaagggacaaagccacaaataggagttgctttctcaagatcatagaaatgatccaaggaagttcctttggaattaggcaacacaaagcaataagcaagtaAGCAGGGTCTCATAAGAGAACAAAAAAAGCCAGAAacggagtgccaatcaatggtcttacatccaactccacaaacaagctggaaacagatagccaatcaatggtcttacatctaactccacaaaacaaaacaaaataggaaacagatagcccatcaatggtcttacatctaactccacaaaaacaaaacaaaataggaaacagatagccaatcaatggtcttacatctagcTCCACAAATCAAACAAAGATGCATGCAAAGCAAACATATGAAAGATGCACAgataagcaaacaagcaatcaattaTCACACTCTATACGCAACCAAGAGGCTCAAGCAAGattgggctttagtcaaggggtcatatcaaccttgacaaacaagccaataaTGTTATGGGGTGGTGAGAtgctcttaaccactgacattgaccgtcagggtgagcagatgaaaggtaatgagggttagacctcatggctcttaaccctggcctgggtgagcttgaatcaaagaaggtgcgggggtccagaatgagggaccctattccacatgactgactctatatacaagattttgggtgtttattcaaatgcatcaacacgtagtgcgagcatatgaaagactcaactgaatagcaggggattgattgcaaatcccttctatctgccaattgcctcttcacttaggaggacttaaagcacatggcacaaatataaacaatcacagacattgcctcttaaggaggacttcagccaaatacctgccaaacagaaacgacagggcttctagactacatggagttggagaggttacctaagtgatataccaaccacaagcaaagcaaagctcaagtaATGAGCTTaagcggctaatgtacctgtatgaaaagctaaacaatcagtattcacattcagacaaacaacTAACAAACAACAGTGTTACAACTTCCAATATGTAAAACATGCAAGTCATAAAAGGCAATCATTCAAGTGAGTCCACCACCAAaagacctacaacacaatcaaaattagttaaacaaagtaaattgcatctcaagcaaggagatcacatcatccattagaactaattgcttgaacctgaaaggcaaagctcaaaaggtgagtacaaaccactagttcaaagactagggtcaaaggcaaagcaaaaagtcaaaacagaagtggatattcaacatgaagcatatttaaacaagtaagaacatgtcctaaaaaggaccaagtctaaagcatcaagcaaagtcatcacatgagcaagatatggcaaaggcaattacaaagcacacaattggtcatcaagaatgaaaattccatattaaaacagaaatgaatcaaacaatcatgaaattttttatgtgcatacaacatgttaaacacaagcatcatgcaaaaaattggaatcagaaaagctcaattggcatgtcaatgaaaatgaacaagtatgacatcaaattgtgtgacacacattgtcacaccatacattcatgtgtcccaaacagagagggaaaatgataaaaattcacaaccaagcctcaaaaatcaagcaacatgttaggaatcagcatatcaaatttcatggcaattggacaatgtatgagcatttcacaagagaattggtacaacatgtcacattttgcatcatgttcaaataagccaacaaaattaaaaatccagaaatgataaaatcataaaATTAGCACCACAAAAAAATAGACATCCAaatgaacatgtagcaaaaaactaaaagtgatttggattaattttctaattattatgatttttcaaagttgaatGAAATAGAATTGAAATGATGAATCATACAtgagaaaaaatggagggaaagaagAAATGGTTTGGTTAATTTGAAAAATGCTGGAGAGGAGAATCGAACAATGTAGCAAATTGGAAATGCGCTGGATACAAAATAAATCCACAAAGTGGCACAGCCAGGAATCGAAGGGAGATATGCGCTTGGGATCAAAACACAGCACTTCATTAATTAAAGTGGCGTCCCAGTCAGCAAAGTCAAGGCCACGCGAGCGAGTCAATGGAACGAGAGCCAATGGTTTGGCCAACAGGCGCATGCGTGGATGCACACACGGACAAAACCCTAGCGCCAACACAGCCTATTGCAGACGGCGGCTgggacggtggtttccaccgtcttcttcgttgagacggtggtgctacagtaGCATGCATAATTTTTTTTTTCCAGAAACGTGCAAACAATACATCAATCGAAAGCTTATTCCATGTACATTCCAAATCTAACATTATTTTGGCCTAAAGCTCTAAGGATTAAGAGAATCGAACAAAAACATTTTCCACaatcaaactttaaatcaacatatctCATGCAATATTCATCCATTTTCCACAAAATTCatatcagaattctcagcatGAAAAGCTCTACAAGTTTATGTACATAAAAAGAAGAATTAGGAGTTTCGAATTCCAACCTTCTTGGAGAGCAGAGGATGAAACCAAGCGATTCAAGTGCTCAAACGatccagatccactcctatattgatgacttgaagctttatgtatgaattgaagcttggaaaggtttggatcttgatcaaattgcaacttccatcttcatgttcttgagcaTTTATACTCTGTAATGTGATTGTTAtcagaattctgttatgatttagcatttatactctgtcctaatcaccttgctaatcaaaatttgcattggttaattgagattaagtgaaaatgaggtgtatgaccaaaatGGAAAAATGtgaggtgcatggcaaatttgaacgtgaacagtaccatgtggaggtgtattttcacttaaaatcatctcatgaacacaatggcaatggtatttttcatgtatgatgaataaaattcaaattctccattttccctccaaaatgaacatgcatgggCAAGTGATCATATGAATAcatttcatgcaatgtaatgatggatttggaaattataggtcatgagaagcaatatgcaaaaagagtgactcattttggagttgtggatcaaaagttatggcatgttgaagttccatgcacactttgcaatcattggatcataacttctcaaccattcatcagatgatcatgatcttggacttttttggaaatgggagagagagatcttcaactttcatgttggacaaaaattcatttgaagcttctttgatgttggaaagttgagttgaatgtgatccaaaaacttgccatttttggaaacttgaaattataggtcactttccattttgggaaacttttgatttgacttcaaaatattcaaggtatatgtttgtcatgatgaataggccttgtatgaacatgaatgggatgtctcagatcatttcccacacctcaaagtcttcaattgactgcacagttgattgaatggtcctcagatgaccttggCAATGTCTGATGAATCTGAGCCTCAACCtcttggggaatttgctccaaaatgaacctctagctcatataagctcaagaTAATGTCATGAggtcctcataccaagaaaataccaaCAACTTTTGCTTAgaggaaaaccttgaattgcTTGGCTTGACTGCTTaaactgcaaaacaaatgttagatgacatatttttggtacttttggttagtgataaacaagaaatgcaatgatatacaatgcaagcaatgcCTGGTGATCACAAAACCACTCACAGGGATATCCCAACCAAAGGAAAGGAAagcaagatgctcaaagatccttgaggctatgcaatgctatgatatgatgccatgagggatcttagggacaaaattggggtcttacagatgtccctatttaagatcattctagccggagaagtgaaggttaaaatcttcatctcgacgcggtagaatgggcttaaatagtaacaaagagacaaattttggtccctaagagacctcatgatgcaaatgtatgtatgcaaaacaaacaaactctgtggggatatgtgtctacaaagaagaaaagaaagtCAGGAGAAATACAATCCAttggagtaatacactcactagggacACAAAGACTTTAAcggggactctcatggggatagaaaaaagaaaaatgcgtgagcaggccACGACTTGAACCTGGAGACTATACTGGGGAATAAGAGACTGAGACTGGGGAAAAAAGTTTCCAAAGGGAacaaatccattggaaagactcaagctgactcaaaaatgtgtgtattggggaaaacgccaatacagcaaaactatccacaaaggatacttcggataaaaatccggactcaggcggaggaaagagctgacaagacaactctgcctggaaaatgcatgtattggggagtTATGCCAATACAGCACAAGGGAAAAATCACAACAGAAATACTCCGATGGGGAAATCTATCAAAGACTCTCCATGGGAAGCAAAaggggtgaggtgttaccggttactgggtaacaagctcaaagagacatgtgatctgaacaccggttactgggtgaaagaacaacacgctcgggaagaatgaatatctaagaccggtataagggtgagagatatcaatcaaccaaaaacatctgaggaagacctaaaaaaggtatatcaactcaggaaaatctgactccacaggggaccaaggtcataatagggagcagaaaggaaggaacaccagggataccgggttgtaggcatataataggtgaccgaccaaggcgtgaattggtgtgtgttccaaaacactcatcatcctgaagaaagctgaAAAAGCAGACTTGTTTGTAGGATGGACATCGAatctacaaagaatacgaatcttactcgactggagaaggacagaaggcttcaaccaaagagtgcatgagatatattacccatagccgtcagaacatggatagtatactcgcatggaagattatccataaccgggttgtaggttgttaaaggataaatcaaccgaaatcgtgaattggtgtgtgttccaaaacactcatcatcctggaagagagcaaaagcaaacttgttaaaggatggatattcgattccaaaacaggaaatacgaatcttactcaactgaagaaagacaaaacttcgactgaagagcgcatgagatacattatctatagccgtcaaaacatagataatatactcgcatgaaagattatccataaccgggttgtaggttgttaaaggataaatcaaccgaaaaggaggaacaatcgttaccaacaacaacagggtaaacgaaagatgactcactggggataaattgcaagcatacggcaattatccgGGTAAAAGAGGgaagaatattcgattccgcaaaagggacaacgaatcttactcaaatggggaaacacgaaaggcttcgaccgaagagtgcatgagatatattatctatagccgtcaaaacgtagatagtatactcgcatggaagattatccataaccaggttgtaggttgttaaaggataaatcaaccgaaaagaaaggcatcaaGATACCAAGCTAGGTATGATAATAATGACCAATCAACAGAGGAtaacaaacattaccggcaaacggtgaatgaaagaggacccgctggggataaattgcttacTTGGAGCAAATATCCACAAAAAGAAGGGAATATCAAAATCGaatactggataatgataaccaacaaggaggggattacatctaccggttagtgggtagaaaaccacggaagagtaactgtcatcggatgggatgaacaacaaggttaactctgcaaggggagaaAATATGGTTTACAACTACCAAGATGCTGGGTAGAAGACTGAAGATTCTGCTGAGGATAAGGatagggtttacgactaccgagactgggtagaaaaccgcaaattccactggggataagatgaatgattgcCGGTTAGTGAGCAAATATTCATTTATACTGCAGGGAAacacaaactccgatggggagaaacaacaggatttacgactaccgggCTGGGTAGACGACCACAAgatccgccatcaaccagaatgaaccacaaaggttacaTCTTCTAGGGGATGAgagtagggtttacaactaccggtttgtaggtagaagaccaaagaaatATGACTTACAGCTACCGGGTTGGAGGTAGAAGCCAAAGAAATCCACTGAGGAAAAAAGGTGAAAAACCATTGGTGACCTTGTTGAGGAACACCAAACAGTCACGAAAGCCgattcaggatcaaaccaaaaaggaaAATTGAATtaagactcatcctaatgagggtataactcaataggaaactccatcccaatgtgtgtgttgggaggaaacgaaagcaactgtcatccacgaggatagaactcagtggaggaa includes:
- the LOC127136266 gene encoding leucine-rich repeat extensin-like protein 1; this encodes MKRMRDPSEKSKQAKKAKLGESSRSRPLVPLVGSPGKYVYLPRSVKIKPIASSLPQTTPIYTSAETPPSTTRSFNPPSLKFNLATTTLPVSEGEMLNETTSPSPSPQSPPYYELSSDTEPSDPQSPTLAQLQARALASQQLSHSEPTPDFPSPPPEHPNHTTYEPPQTPPA